One window of Nocardia nova SH22a genomic DNA carries:
- a CDS encoding WXG100 family type VII secretion target — protein MPFHADAQQLAGFVQKMQDKHDAIGRMITNAHNHATTLQGPAFQGGAGTAFQNTFEQFLTSANKMNEALMQNSQNLKSAGAKYAEMEEQSLGDLKNQTLDWRT, from the coding sequence ATGCCCTTTCACGCCGATGCGCAGCAGCTCGCAGGCTTTGTTCAAAAGATGCAGGACAAGCACGATGCCATCGGTCGCATGATCACCAATGCACACAATCATGCAACCACCCTCCAAGGACCTGCATTCCAAGGTGGGGCCGGAACGGCGTTCCAGAACACCTTCGAGCAGTTCTTGACCTCGGCCAACAAGATGAACGAGGCGCTGATGCAGAACTCGCAGAATCTCAAGAGCGCCGGTGCGAAGTACGCCGAGATGGAAGAGCAGAGCCTCGGTGACCTGAAGAACCAAACACTGGACTGGCGTACGTAG
- a CDS encoding serine/threonine-protein kinase, which produces MVMSPGTIVGGYRIVRQLGAGGMGTVYLAKHPSLPRMDAIKILSGELSSNHEFRGRFEREANLAAGLDHPNIVSVYNRGEEHGQLWIAMQYVDGTDASAELARDRHSMTPLRALRIVTEVGKGLDYAHRRGLLHRDVKPANFLLSKKEDDDDEERVLLTDFGVAKSTDDATELTQTGSFVATIAYAPPEQLQGMSVDSRADIYSLGCSFYKLITGQNPYPATQPAMVMMGHLYEPPPQATAINPGLPPAIDHVFARALAKNPADRFTSCREFTDAAANALTPGHSPVRTSTSPTYPIQVFDPRNQTDPRNQAIHQTQSGIQTQIGQRSDTDLSRLLESKPKSRRPIVLGGLGAVVAIALAVGIGIWATQGSSKTHTPSTTTAAAASTPAAATSYTSVQQAREANPAFAGKTITVLDVTGDKTFAVYLGGTEQTKFLENLGFVYNLQYPRNGDEPTPRPITDAYEDLHTPADSYILAVRSDPNAGGGGLLGLPYAISSSRATVIPLDDPVAVSAMRNWSGTSESTLLQKLAPVLHNQVK; this is translated from the coding sequence ATGGTGATGAGTCCCGGCACCATCGTCGGTGGGTATCGGATCGTTCGCCAGCTCGGCGCCGGTGGTATGGGAACGGTCTACCTGGCCAAACATCCCAGCCTGCCGCGCATGGACGCCATCAAGATCCTCAGCGGCGAGTTGTCGTCCAATCACGAATTCCGCGGGCGCTTCGAACGCGAGGCCAATCTGGCCGCGGGACTGGACCACCCGAATATCGTCTCGGTGTACAACCGCGGTGAAGAGCACGGCCAGCTGTGGATCGCCATGCAGTACGTCGACGGCACCGATGCCTCCGCGGAGCTGGCCCGCGACCGCCATTCGATGACACCGCTGCGCGCACTGCGCATCGTCACCGAGGTCGGCAAGGGACTCGACTACGCGCATCGGCGCGGCCTGCTGCACCGGGACGTCAAACCCGCCAACTTCCTGTTGTCCAAGAAAGAGGACGACGACGATGAGGAACGGGTCCTGCTCACCGACTTCGGCGTCGCCAAGTCCACCGACGACGCCACCGAGCTGACCCAGACCGGCAGCTTCGTCGCGACCATCGCCTACGCACCGCCGGAGCAACTCCAGGGCATGTCGGTGGACAGCCGCGCCGACATCTACAGCCTGGGCTGCTCGTTCTACAAACTCATCACCGGCCAGAACCCCTATCCCGCAACGCAACCCGCGATGGTCATGATGGGGCATCTCTACGAGCCCCCACCCCAGGCGACGGCAATCAACCCGGGTCTGCCGCCGGCGATCGATCATGTCTTCGCGCGCGCCCTGGCCAAGAATCCGGCCGACCGCTTCACCAGCTGCCGCGAATTCACCGACGCAGCCGCGAACGCGCTCACCCCCGGCCACAGCCCGGTCCGCACCAGCACCTCCCCTACCTACCCCATCCAGGTCTTCGACCCGCGCAACCAGACCGACCCGCGCAACCAGGCGATCCACCAGACCCAGTCCGGCATCCAGACCCAGATCGGCCAGCGCTCCGATACCGATCTGTCCCGGCTCCTGGAGTCGAAACCCAAGAGCCGCAGGCCGATTGTGCTCGGCGGCCTCGGCGCTGTGGTCGCGATAGCGCTGGCCGTGGGCATCGGGATCTGGGCAACCCAGGGCAGTTCGAAAACCCACACTCCGTCGACAACCACTGCCGCGGCAGCGTCCACCCCCGCGGCCGCAACCTCCTACACGTCGGTACAGCAAGCGCGAGAAGCGAATCCAGCCTTCGCCGGCAAGACGATCACCGTATTGGACGTCACCGGTGACAAGACGTTCGCCGTCTATCTCGGCGGTACGGAGCAGACGAAGTTCCTGGAGAACTTGGGCTTCGTCTACAACCTGCAATATCCGAGAAACGGCGATGAACCCACTCCTCGGCCGATCACCGATGCGTACGAGGATCTGCACACTCCCGCGGACAGCTACATTCTCGCTGTCCGCAGTGATCCGAACGCCGGTGGCGGCGGTTTGCTCGGATTGCCGTATGCCATCAGCAGTTCGCGCGCGACGGTCATCCCGCTCGATGACCCGGTCGCCGTGTCCGCCATGCGGAACTGGTCCGGCACCTCGGAGAGCACCCTGCTCCAGAAGCTGGCTCCGGTTCTTCACAACCAGGTGAAGTAG
- a CDS encoding DUF7373 family lipoprotein, with the protein MTYRTGIPMRTLRAFACVSASVAVALSLTSCGSSVAGSATPAEIDVRKLDIGNYSPDPSNILDKYIPLIDSGRELAIMRLGDKIANGDEIDPSLIYNTGVAIDEPKDRHTLGDSKPFIEALEQNGMLYGLQMHKRQRPDDAPVVGDKLVNLTVYQFPDDNSAKAAADTFESIDLAFAQDQNQPVHLDKYPDARSHWRPGIRTMGSWIAVGHYMLEVFIRVPAPQLPDLTSFIQHIYDVQVPMLRSLPPLSKKEILHLPYDPEGMLRRTLDPQKIFMPDLLNYAYYTAHSARNFTNPAGRAMMDLGKVDAASQRVGVTMLWRSRDVDSAREMFEEMRRQAKGPVDPPSGITSSYCDQGPADSFDNGSRFRCVIRYDRYVARLISNQLKDAQQLAAAQYAVLANSWQ; encoded by the coding sequence ATGACATACCGCACAGGCATTCCGATGAGAACTCTCCGAGCATTCGCCTGCGTATCCGCTTCGGTGGCGGTCGCACTTTCCCTCACGTCCTGTGGCTCGAGCGTTGCGGGCAGCGCAACTCCCGCAGAAATAGATGTCCGAAAACTGGATATCGGCAACTATTCTCCCGATCCCAGCAATATACTGGACAAATACATCCCTTTAATCGACTCCGGGCGCGAATTGGCTATCATGCGCCTCGGCGACAAAATTGCCAACGGCGATGAGATCGATCCCAGCCTTATATACAATACAGGCGTCGCGATCGACGAGCCGAAGGATCGGCACACATTAGGAGATTCAAAACCGTTCATCGAAGCACTCGAACAGAATGGCATGTTATACGGCCTTCAGATGCACAAGCGCCAGCGCCCGGACGACGCCCCTGTGGTTGGCGACAAACTGGTCAATCTGACGGTATATCAGTTTCCAGACGATAATTCCGCCAAGGCCGCGGCCGATACGTTCGAGAGTATTGATCTCGCGTTCGCGCAGGATCAAAACCAGCCCGTGCACCTGGATAAATACCCGGATGCACGGTCGCACTGGCGTCCCGGAATCAGAACCATGGGATCATGGATTGCAGTCGGTCACTACATGCTGGAAGTCTTTATCCGCGTGCCCGCGCCACAATTACCTGATCTGACTTCGTTCATCCAGCACATCTACGATGTTCAAGTCCCGATGTTACGCAGTTTGCCGCCGCTGTCAAAGAAGGAAATCCTTCATTTACCGTACGATCCCGAAGGAATGCTCCGTCGCACACTCGACCCCCAAAAAATCTTCATGCCTGACCTATTGAATTATGCATACTATACTGCCCACTCGGCTCGCAACTTCACCAATCCAGCAGGACGAGCGATGATGGATTTGGGAAAGGTTGATGCGGCATCACAGAGGGTTGGAGTCACGATGCTGTGGCGGTCTCGAGATGTCGACAGTGCACGCGAAATGTTCGAAGAAATGCGTCGACAGGCCAAAGGTCCTGTCGATCCGCCGAGCGGTATTACAAGTTCCTATTGCGACCAGGGTCCGGCGGATTCCTTCGACAACGGAAGTCGGTTCCGCTGTGTAATCCGGTACGATCGGTATGTGGCCAGGCTGATCAGTAATCAGCTGAAGGACGCACAGCAGCTCGCTGCGGCGCAATATGCGGTGCTAGCCAACAGCTGGCAGTAA
- a CDS encoding WXG100 family type VII secretion target, whose amino-acid sequence MSDFGEISYDFGTIDDAGSGIKSEAMNITGALEDMEREFQEFITTHWTGSDAADAFNAVQTNWRQQSDELSASLAKLGAHTVGAGENMQGADVLASKLIAG is encoded by the coding sequence ATGAGTGACTTCGGTGAAATTTCTTACGACTTCGGAACCATTGACGATGCTGGTTCCGGTATCAAGAGTGAGGCGATGAACATCACTGGTGCCCTCGAGGACATGGAGAGGGAGTTCCAGGAATTCATCACCACGCACTGGACCGGTAGTGACGCCGCAGATGCATTCAACGCTGTACAGACCAACTGGCGTCAGCAGTCCGACGAGCTCAGCGCCTCGCTGGCCAAGCTCGGTGCGCACACCGTCGGCGCCGGTGAGAACATGCAGGGCGCGGATGTCCTGGCCTCCAAGCTGATTGCGGGCTGA
- a CDS encoding DUF7373 family lipoprotein, with translation MQISRAIACIFVTTATALCLSSCGSSVTGTPAAAEIDVRKLDVGSYPTDPIDMRFNYIPQAYFGNQLAAMRLLDKIPIGTEIDPSLTYNGANAVAEAKDGLNNDLSPDFVTALQQNGMLYGLMTSKKQKDGSDSTDGDEQVDITVYQFPDSKSAEAAAKAFEDADFAVAPDQNQAVQLDKYPNALSHWRPGIRTIGSRLAEGNYMLDIFARATQPELPRLTSLLEHVYDVQLPMLRGLPPLSKRDILHLPYDPNGMYSRTFVKNDFSGPSLLVSGSFTTRGFLNITNSDGKALADKGKVDAVSSNSDDTILWRSSNEESARALVEELRHRTLKPAAPPTGIPDSFCDEDPKSYSWSDDRYRCVIRYKQYTARVASSQIRDAQQRAAAQYAILASSW, from the coding sequence ATGCAAATCTCGCGAGCTATCGCCTGCATATTCGTCACCACCGCGACAGCACTGTGCCTGTCGTCCTGCGGATCCAGTGTCACCGGAACTCCAGCCGCAGCCGAGATCGACGTCCGGAAATTGGATGTCGGGAGCTATCCGACCGATCCCATCGATATGCGGTTCAACTACATACCGCAAGCGTATTTCGGAAATCAGCTGGCGGCCATGCGACTCCTCGACAAGATCCCCATCGGAACGGAAATCGATCCCAGCCTGACCTACAATGGTGCGAACGCGGTTGCAGAGGCGAAAGATGGCCTGAACAATGATCTCTCACCCGACTTCGTCACTGCCTTACAACAGAACGGCATGTTGTACGGGTTGATGACGAGCAAGAAGCAGAAGGACGGCTCCGACTCGACCGACGGCGACGAACAGGTCGACATCACGGTCTACCAATTCCCCGACAGCAAGTCCGCCGAGGCCGCAGCCAAAGCCTTCGAGGACGCCGACTTCGCCGTGGCTCCGGATCAGAATCAGGCCGTGCAGCTGGACAAGTACCCGAACGCGCTGTCCCACTGGCGGCCAGGTATCAGAACCATCGGTTCGAGGCTGGCCGAAGGAAACTATATGCTGGATATATTCGCCCGGGCGACCCAGCCCGAACTTCCACGACTCACATCCCTGCTGGAGCATGTCTACGATGTCCAACTGCCGATGCTGCGCGGCCTTCCGCCGCTGTCCAAGCGGGACATATTGCATCTGCCGTACGACCCGAACGGAATGTACAGCCGGACATTCGTAAAGAATGATTTCTCCGGCCCGAGCCTCCTTGTCTCCGGCTCTTTCACAACCCGTGGTTTCCTCAACATCACCAATTCGGATGGCAAAGCACTGGCCGACAAGGGCAAAGTCGATGCCGTGTCGTCGAACTCGGACGACACCATACTGTGGCGATCATCAAACGAGGAAAGTGCACGAGCCCTGGTCGAAGAACTCCGGCACCGCACCCTCAAACCAGCCGCTCCACCGACCGGAATACCGGACTCGTTCTGCGATGAAGATCCGAAGTCATATTCCTGGAGCGACGACAGGTACCGGTGCGTCATCCGGTACAAACAATACACCGCACGAGTGGCCAGTTCTCAGATCAGAGATGCGCAACAACGCGCGGCCGCACAATACGCGATACTCGCAAGCAGCTGGTGA
- a CDS encoding DUF7373 family lipoprotein, with the protein MKLLATTARFVTTVGMTVALVSSAACGSDSDAVTDPVVDLTKLDLGAYQGKPADLGLPKNMYVARFMEANRLGDVLPLPHEVDPNLTVGEASETHAFLDVGKEFHLGPIFRWLHEENFNSSVRNYVGGFATSASSNEAYTLSYELVSSALLFSDPESARVAAGELSKADFYGDVPVEPTALEKYPDSVARWQPAKQLLTTWTANDKYVIITNVINHENAELGVSDPKFLTDLAAKSIAATTDSLRNFKPTPVDQLMKTPVDPDNVRSLALRRPTGDSFINIPGTFDLHGAMQFAPNPKILEKAYRDNGVDRVAFDAGELVRAKDSAAAQKIFEERSAANRLMRKVESPKGLPNAVCLNYKGPDTKIRYYCHVRYGRYAAVVFSQQLLDAQQRISAQYSILANSK; encoded by the coding sequence ATGAAATTGCTGGCTACAACAGCCAGATTCGTCACCACGGTCGGTATGACCGTGGCATTGGTGAGCTCGGCCGCCTGCGGAAGCGACAGCGATGCGGTCACCGATCCCGTGGTCGACCTCACGAAACTCGATCTCGGTGCCTACCAAGGGAAACCGGCCGATCTCGGGCTGCCGAAGAACATGTACGTCGCCCGGTTCATGGAAGCCAACAGGCTGGGTGATGTGCTGCCACTGCCGCATGAAGTGGACCCGAACCTCACGGTGGGCGAGGCGTCGGAAACGCACGCCTTCCTCGACGTGGGCAAAGAATTCCATCTCGGTCCGATTTTCCGCTGGCTGCACGAGGAGAACTTCAACAGCTCGGTCCGGAACTATGTGGGTGGATTCGCCACATCGGCCAGTTCCAACGAGGCATACACCCTCTCGTACGAACTGGTCAGCTCGGCGCTCCTGTTCTCCGATCCAGAATCGGCTCGGGTCGCCGCCGGTGAACTGTCGAAGGCCGATTTCTACGGTGATGTCCCGGTCGAGCCGACCGCATTGGAGAAGTATCCGGACTCCGTTGCCAGGTGGCAACCCGCGAAACAACTGCTGACGACATGGACCGCCAACGACAAGTACGTGATCATCACCAATGTCATCAATCACGAGAATGCCGAACTCGGCGTATCGGACCCAAAATTCCTGACCGATCTGGCAGCGAAGTCCATCGCCGCGACCACCGATAGTTTGCGCAATTTCAAACCCACACCGGTCGATCAGCTCATGAAGACTCCGGTCGATCCGGACAATGTCAGGTCACTGGCCCTTCGCCGCCCCACTGGGGATTCGTTCATAAACATCCCCGGCACATTCGACCTCCACGGCGCCATGCAGTTCGCTCCTAATCCAAAAATACTAGAGAAAGCCTACCGGGACAATGGCGTGGACCGAGTCGCCTTCGATGCCGGTGAACTGGTACGCGCGAAAGACAGCGCGGCGGCTCAGAAAATCTTCGAGGAGCGCAGCGCAGCGAACCGTCTCATGCGAAAGGTGGAGTCACCGAAGGGTCTTCCCAATGCGGTGTGCCTGAACTACAAGGGGCCGGACACTAAAATTCGCTACTACTGCCATGTTCGATACGGCCGTTATGCCGCCGTCGTGTTCTCACAGCAGCTTCTCGACGCACAGCAGCGCATATCGGCTCAGTATTCCATCTTGGCGAATAGCAAGTAG
- a CDS encoding type VII secretion protein EccC, with the protein MSTVRFQRRARREVPRSPGGEVTLQPPPEIPRAIPGNLLGKLMPVVMVVGMGGMMAIMFTKGGGIASNPMSMMFPMMMVFSMVGMFAGQGGKGQKAAEANEDRKDYLRYLDQVRKDVDETAAQQREAVEWSHPEPGLVWMLAGTSRMWERRPGDKDFCHARIGLGGQRLATRLVSPETGPVEELEPIAAVSLRRFVRTHSTVPDLPTAIAVKGFATIQLNGDRAQARDMTRAMLLQLCMFQAPDQVLVAVVRGTDTASEWEWTKWLPHTQHPESQDGVGTQRMVYGSIRELTDGLNPLLHNRVRYSRNQPANQNLVHIVIVVDGGLLEAEEDSLRESGYEGVTILDLCGYAPRLAVSRGIQMVVENGECVGRGATGNMERFALIDRISARQAEQVARRIAPFRVAPVQRGGEVVVEESNAEVITSWAQMLGLGDIGTFNPENGWKPRYGRDRLRVPFGLGADGLPVYLDIKEAAESGMGPHGLCIGATGSGKSEFLRTLVLSLLATHSPDQLNLVLVDFKGGATFLGLEGVPHVAAVITNLEEEADLVDRMKDALAGEMNRRQEVLRDKGNFANVSEYEKARAAGADLDPLPALFVVLDEFSELLSQHPDFAELFVMIGRLGRSLHVHLLLASQRLEEGKLKGLESHLSYRIGLKTFSANESRQVLGVPDAYNLPNSPGGGYLKSDSGEIQRFQASYVSGPYVGGGAQREVTQAGIVGGEIDINVREFFAGHVAFRSGDRIPLPSEPSAIEEAKPDESAEKISNVGMLVQRIQGHGRTAHEIWLPPLDAAPTLDQLLSRSILTGEYNPVAGLRTAIGIVDRPYDQRRDPMIVDLSGARGNVAIVGGPQSGKSTALRSLIMGMSLTHTAEQVQFYCLDFGGGTLAGLEGLPHVGSVAGRLDVDKVRRTISEMTTVVRQRELRFRQLGIESMADFRRLRGTDPASSPAAAGAHEDPFGDVFIVVDGYGSIRQDFDTLEQPIMNIATQGLSYGVHVVIALNRWAEARPALKDQIGTRIELRLGDPMDSDLGRKVAALVPQGRPGRGMTTDAKHMLTALPRVDGDSNPESLGAGVADAVARLAAATPGRPAPRVRMLPEVLNRDDLLHNVLGGWPGHVDASTRNVQIPIGLNENELAPVFLNLAEQPHVLIFGDSECGKTNVLRNIIHNIVASNTPENAKLIIGDYRRTLLGVVEGRHVAGYAPSAEMLDNMMKELVGLLRARMPGPDVTQQQLRDRSWWSGPEVYVIVDDYDLVSTQSGNPLAILTEYLAQAKDIGFHLIIARRSGGASRALYEPLIGRMKDIGTIGLLMSGSRDEGALLGNVRLSEMPPGRGTMVARSGNSLIQTAWTPAPA; encoded by the coding sequence GCGAGGTGACGCTCCAGCCGCCGCCGGAGATCCCACGGGCCATTCCCGGCAATCTGCTCGGCAAGCTGATGCCCGTGGTCATGGTCGTCGGTATGGGCGGCATGATGGCGATCATGTTCACCAAGGGTGGTGGCATCGCCTCCAACCCGATGAGCATGATGTTCCCGATGATGATGGTCTTCTCCATGGTCGGCATGTTCGCCGGTCAGGGAGGTAAGGGCCAGAAAGCCGCCGAGGCCAACGAGGATCGCAAGGACTATCTGCGCTACCTCGACCAGGTCCGCAAGGATGTCGACGAGACGGCCGCCCAGCAGCGCGAAGCGGTCGAATGGAGTCATCCGGAACCCGGTCTGGTCTGGATGCTGGCCGGTACCAGCCGGATGTGGGAACGCCGCCCCGGCGACAAGGACTTCTGCCACGCCCGTATCGGCCTGGGCGGTCAGCGCCTGGCCACCCGGCTGGTGTCACCGGAAACCGGCCCGGTCGAGGAACTGGAGCCGATCGCGGCCGTCTCGCTGCGCCGCTTCGTTCGCACCCACTCGACGGTGCCGGATCTGCCGACCGCCATCGCGGTCAAGGGTTTCGCGACCATCCAGCTCAACGGCGACCGCGCCCAGGCGCGCGATATGACGCGCGCGATGTTGTTGCAGCTGTGCATGTTCCAGGCTCCGGACCAGGTTCTGGTCGCGGTGGTGCGCGGCACCGACACCGCGTCGGAGTGGGAATGGACCAAGTGGCTGCCGCACACCCAGCATCCGGAATCGCAGGACGGCGTCGGTACCCAGCGCATGGTCTACGGTTCGATCCGGGAACTCACCGACGGCCTGAACCCGTTGCTGCACAACCGGGTTCGCTACTCCCGTAACCAGCCCGCCAATCAGAACCTGGTGCACATCGTCATCGTCGTCGACGGCGGCCTGCTCGAGGCCGAAGAGGATTCGCTGCGGGAGTCGGGCTACGAGGGTGTGACCATCCTCGATCTGTGCGGTTACGCACCGCGCCTTGCGGTTTCGCGCGGCATCCAGATGGTGGTGGAGAACGGCGAATGTGTCGGCCGCGGTGCCACCGGCAATATGGAGCGCTTCGCCCTCATCGACCGGATCAGTGCCCGCCAGGCCGAACAGGTCGCCCGCCGGATCGCCCCGTTCCGGGTGGCGCCGGTGCAGCGCGGCGGTGAGGTCGTCGTCGAGGAGAGCAACGCCGAGGTCATCACCTCCTGGGCGCAGATGCTGGGGCTGGGCGATATCGGCACGTTCAACCCGGAGAACGGCTGGAAGCCGCGCTACGGCCGCGACCGGTTGCGCGTCCCGTTCGGTCTCGGCGCCGACGGCCTGCCGGTCTACCTCGACATCAAGGAGGCCGCCGAGAGCGGTATGGGCCCGCACGGCCTGTGCATCGGCGCCACCGGTTCCGGTAAGTCGGAATTCCTTCGCACCCTGGTACTTTCGCTGCTGGCCACGCACTCGCCGGATCAGCTGAACCTGGTTCTCGTCGACTTCAAGGGTGGTGCGACCTTCCTCGGTCTGGAAGGTGTCCCGCACGTCGCGGCGGTCATCACCAACCTGGAGGAAGAGGCCGACCTCGTCGACCGTATGAAGGACGCGCTGGCCGGTGAGATGAACCGCCGCCAGGAAGTGCTGCGTGACAAGGGCAACTTCGCCAACGTCTCCGAATACGAGAAGGCCCGCGCCGCGGGCGCCGATCTGGATCCGCTGCCCGCGCTGTTCGTCGTGCTCGACGAGTTCTCCGAATTGCTCAGCCAGCACCCGGATTTCGCGGAGCTGTTCGTGATGATCGGCCGCCTGGGCCGCTCGCTGCACGTCCATCTGCTGCTGGCGTCCCAGCGCCTGGAAGAGGGCAAGCTCAAGGGCCTGGAATCGCACCTGTCCTACCGCATCGGCCTGAAGACCTTCTCCGCCAACGAATCCCGTCAGGTCCTGGGTGTGCCCGACGCCTACAACCTGCCGAACAGCCCCGGTGGCGGCTACCTGAAGTCGGACTCCGGTGAGATCCAGCGCTTCCAGGCCTCCTACGTGTCCGGCCCGTACGTCGGTGGCGGCGCGCAGCGCGAGGTGACCCAGGCCGGAATCGTCGGCGGCGAAATCGATATCAACGTGCGCGAATTCTTCGCCGGACACGTCGCGTTCCGCTCCGGTGACCGCATCCCGCTGCCGTCCGAGCCGTCCGCGATCGAAGAGGCCAAGCCGGACGAGAGTGCCGAGAAGATCTCCAATGTCGGCATGCTGGTTCAGCGCATCCAGGGCCACGGCCGCACCGCCCACGAGATCTGGTTGCCGCCGCTGGACGCGGCCCCGACGCTCGATCAGCTCCTGTCGCGCTCGATCCTCACCGGTGAATACAACCCGGTGGCGGGCCTGCGCACCGCGATCGGCATCGTGGACCGTCCCTACGATCAGCGCCGCGATCCGATGATCGTCGACTTGTCCGGCGCCCGAGGCAATGTCGCTATTGTCGGTGGTCCGCAGTCGGGTAAGTCGACCGCGCTGCGCTCACTCATCATGGGTATGTCGCTGACCCACACCGCCGAACAGGTCCAGTTCTACTGCCTCGATTTCGGTGGTGGCACCCTGGCGGGTCTCGAGGGTCTGCCACATGTCGGTTCGGTCGCGGGGCGCCTGGACGTCGACAAGGTACGCCGCACCATCTCGGAGATGACGACCGTCGTCCGTCAGCGGGAACTGCGGTTCCGCCAGCTCGGTATCGAGTCGATGGCCGATTTCCGGCGCCTGCGAGGCACCGATCCGGCCAGCAGCCCGGCCGCGGCCGGTGCGCACGAGGATCCGTTCGGCGATGTGTTCATCGTGGTCGACGGTTACGGGTCGATCCGCCAGGATTTCGACACGCTCGAACAGCCGATCATGAACATTGCGACACAGGGTCTTTCGTACGGTGTGCACGTCGTCATCGCACTGAACCGGTGGGCGGAGGCCCGTCCGGCACTCAAGGACCAGATCGGCACCCGCATCGAACTTCGCCTGGGTGACCCGATGGACTCCGACCTCGGCCGCAAGGTCGCGGCCTTGGTGCCGCAGGGGCGTCCGGGCCGCGGTATGACGACCGACGCCAAACACATGCTGACGGCATTGCCTCGGGTGGACGGGGATTCGAATCCGGAATCGCTGGGCGCCGGAGTCGCCGACGCCGTCGCACGGCTGGCCGCCGCGACACCTGGACGTCCGGCGCCGCGCGTGCGCATGCTGCCCGAGGTCCTCAATCGGGACGATCTGCTGCACAACGTTCTCGGTGGCTGGCCGGGCCACGTGGATGCCAGCACCCGCAATGTGCAGATTCCGATCGGTCTCAACGAGAACGAACTGGCTCCGGTGTTCCTCAACCTGGCCGAGCAGCCACATGTGCTGATCTTCGGCGACAGCGAATGCGGCAAGACCAATGTGCTGCGCAACATCATTCACAACATCGTCGCCTCCAACACCCCGGAGAACGCGAAGCTGATCATCGGCGACTACCGCCGCACCCTGCTGGGTGTTGTCGAGGGTCGCCATGTCGCGGGCTACGCGCCGTCGGCCGAGATGTTGGACAACATGATGAAGGAACTCGTCGGTCTGCTGCGTGCGCGTATGCCCGGACCGGATGTCACTCAGCAGCAATTGCGTGACCGCTCGTGGTGGTCGGGTCCCGAGGTCTATGTCATCGTCGACGACTACGACCTGGTGTCGACCCAGTCGGGTAATCCGCTCGCGATCCTGACCGAATATCTGGCCCAGGCCAAGGACATCGGCTTCCACCTGATCATCGCGCGGCGCTCGGGCGGCGCCTCGCGTGCGCTCTACGAGCCGTTGATCGGCCGGATGAAGGACATCGGCACCATCGGCCTGCTGATGAGCGGTAGCCGCGACGAGGGCGCCCTGCTCGGCAATGTCCGGCTCAGCGAAATGCCGCCCGGCCGCGGCACGATGGTCGCCCGTTCGGGCAACAGCCTGATTCAGACCGCCTGGACTCCGGCACCGGCATGA